Proteins encoded together in one Dehalococcoidia bacterium window:
- a CDS encoding type II toxin-antitoxin system HicA family toxin: MAELPVISGRKAARAFERTGWRIARRESSHIVMTKAGSVLTLSIPDHRELDRGLLRSQIRKAGITVDEFVELLKRK, translated from the coding sequence GTGGCTGAGTTACCTGTCATCTCAGGAAGGAAAGCAGCTCGCGCGTTTGAAAGAACCGGATGGAGAATCGCGCGCCGGGAGAGCAGCCATATCGTCATGACAAAAGCTGGCTCGGTATTGACTCTCTCAATTCCGGACCACAGAGAGCTTGATCGGGGTCTCCTGCGCTCACAGATTCGCAAAGCGGGAATAACAGTAGACGAGTTCGTGGAGTTGCTAAAACGAAAATGA
- a CDS encoding type II toxin-antitoxin system HicB family antitoxin, with protein sequence MPELLKHRQKLIVTLQKGEDSWIVAECPSIPGCMSQGKTEAAALRNIRSAIRVCLKVRKEHGLPPTIEIREVEIAV encoded by the coding sequence ATGCCCGAATTGCTGAAGCACAGGCAGAAGCTCATCGTCACGCTGCAAAAAGGCGAGGATAGCTGGATTGTCGCCGAGTGCCCGTCCATCCCTGGCTGCATGTCACAGGGCAAGACCGAGGCCGCGGCGCTGCGCAACATCCGCTCGGCGATCCGCGTCTGCCTGAAAGTACGCAAGGAACATGGCTTGCCTCCCACTATCGAAATCCGCGAGGTCGAGATAGCGGTCTAG
- a CDS encoding MaoC family dehydratase encodes MTVYDRRETFGRYFEQFVEGDIYKHWPGITITEQMNTEFCLLTMNHMPLHIDAHFAEQSQHGKRIVVGTLVISLAVGMTVEETSGKTIANLDYQDVRHVGPVWIGDTIYAETKVLDKKESSNKTDRGVVHVITNVTNQRGEQVLTFRRHFLVPKKPTKG; translated from the coding sequence ATGACCGTCTATGACCGACGGGAGACCTTCGGGCGCTACTTCGAGCAGTTCGTCGAGGGGGACATCTACAAGCACTGGCCCGGCATCACCATCACCGAGCAAATGAATACGGAATTCTGTCTGCTCACCATGAACCACATGCCGCTGCACATTGACGCGCACTTCGCGGAGCAGAGCCAGCACGGCAAGCGCATCGTCGTCGGCACGCTGGTCATCAGCCTGGCGGTGGGCATGACCGTGGAGGAGACCAGCGGCAAGACCATCGCGAACCTGGACTATCAGGACGTGCGCCACGTGGGGCCCGTCTGGATCGGCGACACTATCTACGCCGAGACGAAGGTGCTCGACAAGAAGGAAAGCTCGAACAAGACCGACAGGGGCGTGGTGCACGTCATCACCAACGTGACCAACCAGCGCGGCGAGCAGGTGTTGACGTTCCGCCGCCACTTCCTGGTGCCGAAGAAGCCCACCAAAGGATAA
- a CDS encoding VOC family protein, with protein sequence MEVKELGHVVLYVRDMERSSRFYKDVLGWREVGRMGRWGVAFSSGRTHHELLLIEVGKDAQPIPTGRRVGMYHFGLKVGESDDELREALARLKEAEVPIVGMSDHTVTHSVYILDPDGNEIELYIDVQPPVWKERPEAVMAPIKPLRL encoded by the coding sequence ATGGAAGTCAAAGAGCTGGGCCACGTCGTCCTGTACGTGCGGGACATGGAGCGCTCAAGCCGGTTCTACAAGGACGTGCTGGGATGGCGCGAGGTGGGACGCATGGGACGCTGGGGCGTCGCGTTCTCCTCGGGCCGGACTCATCACGAATTACTGTTGATTGAGGTGGGTAAGGACGCCCAGCCCATCCCCACGGGACGGCGCGTGGGTATGTACCACTTCGGTCTGAAGGTGGGGGAGAGCGACGACGAGCTGCGCGAGGCGCTGGCCCGTCTGAAGGAAGCCGAGGTGCCGATCGTGGGCATGTCCGACCACACGGTGACGCACAGCGTCTACATTCTGGACCCGGACGGCAACGAGATCGAGCTGTACATTGACGTGCAGCCGCCCGTGTGGAAGGAGCGCCCGGAGGCCGTCATGGCGCCCATCAAACCGCTGCGCCTGTAG
- the ileS gene encoding isoleucine--tRNA ligase has translation MGFRQVSSKVDFPRQEEAVLQFWKERRVFERSVEGRKNGPRFILYEGPPTANGKPGIHHVLSRVFKDIIPRYKVMRGYYAPRKAGWDTHGLPVELEVEKELGISTKPEIEQYGIGPFNARCKDSVFRYVKEWERLTDRVAFWVDLDSAYITFTSGYVESGWWAIKQLWDRGLVYQGMRVTPHCPRCVTTLSSHEVALGYKDDTKDPSVYVKFEVDRDDPRGTPAAQSLLAMSADMPLHFLAWTTTPWTLPGNTALAIKADADYALVELPADKKSGRGAERLVMAQALLGKALTGPHRVVTTVKGADLVGLRYKPLYDPFAYGVEVRGFARDRTLHPVRERPSAEGFGYAVIVGDFVSLDDGTGIVHIAPAFGEDDYHAGEENGLYFVQQVDTQGRLTGTYPFAGRFVKDADPLVMDDLKKRGLLYRRETIVHTYPFCWRCAAPLLYYAKTSWYIRTTAMKDRLVSANKEINWYPEHIKEGRFGEWLRNNVDWALSRERYWGTPLPVWECQDKACRQRECVGGVADLRARPGLKTLDASVLPEATLRSGDLDMHRPIVDAIAFACPKCGGTMRRVPEVIDCWFDSGMMPFAQWHYPFEKPDYIDEGLWFPADYICEAVDQTRGWFYSLHALSVLLKDRPCYRNVICLGHILDSKGEKMSKSKGNVVDPWSVINVHGADAIRWYLYTATPPGNSRRFSAELVGEGVRQFLLPLWNTYAFFTTYAAIDGFDPSRAKDPGPQTDLDRWALSELHRLTRDVTTFMDAYNPTDAGRRIQAFVDDLSNWYVRRSRRRFWKSESDVDKLAAHWTLYKCLTTLSKLLAPFTPFVAEEMYRNLVASVDSAAPESVHLADWPAADERAIDDKLDAATRLVMRVVSLGRAARQKAKLKVRQPLAQALVRVRAPEEREVMQRLAPQVMEELNVKEIKLMEDESAVQEFQVKPNLPVLGPRYGKEMGKVAAALAKAPAADVAAKARAGFDVAVGDYTLKPDELLITASDRPGYATASEGGYLVAVSTVVTPELADEGLARELVHRIQTLRKSAGFDIADQIVTHYQGGEAVQRVMRTHADYIRQETLSRELATSAAPHGGAYSEEHDVEGEKVTLAVRKVG, from the coding sequence ATGGGCTTCAGGCAGGTCAGCAGCAAGGTGGACTTCCCCCGTCAGGAGGAGGCCGTCCTCCAGTTCTGGAAGGAGCGCCGCGTATTCGAGCGCAGCGTGGAGGGACGCAAGAACGGGCCGCGCTTCATCCTGTATGAGGGCCCCCCTACCGCCAATGGGAAGCCCGGCATCCATCACGTCCTCTCGCGTGTATTCAAGGACATCATCCCCCGTTACAAGGTCATGCGCGGCTACTACGCCCCGCGCAAGGCCGGATGGGACACTCACGGCCTGCCGGTGGAATTGGAGGTAGAAAAAGAGCTTGGCATCTCCACCAAGCCGGAGATCGAACAGTACGGCATCGGACCGTTCAACGCCCGGTGCAAGGACAGCGTCTTTCGTTATGTCAAGGAGTGGGAACGCCTGACTGACCGGGTCGCCTTCTGGGTGGACCTGGACAGCGCCTACATCACCTTCACCAGCGGCTACGTGGAGAGCGGCTGGTGGGCCATCAAGCAGCTCTGGGACCGTGGCCTGGTCTATCAGGGCATGCGCGTCACGCCCCACTGCCCGCGCTGCGTCACAACCCTCAGCTCCCACGAGGTGGCGCTGGGCTACAAGGACGACACGAAGGACCCCTCCGTCTACGTGAAGTTCGAGGTGGACCGCGACGACCCGCGCGGCACGCCCGCCGCCCAGTCGCTGCTCGCCATGTCCGCGGACATGCCTCTCCATTTCCTGGCCTGGACGACAACGCCTTGGACGCTGCCGGGTAACACCGCGCTCGCCATCAAGGCGGACGCCGACTACGCGCTGGTGGAGTTGCCCGCCGACAAGAAGTCGGGGCGCGGCGCCGAGCGGCTCGTTATGGCCCAGGCACTGCTGGGCAAGGCGCTGACGGGGCCGCACCGCGTGGTCACGACCGTGAAGGGCGCCGACCTGGTGGGACTGCGCTACAAGCCCCTGTACGACCCCTTCGCCTACGGGGTGGAGGTCCGCGGCTTCGCGCGGGACCGCACGTTGCACCCGGTGCGGGAGCGTCCTTCCGCGGAAGGATTCGGCTACGCCGTCATCGTCGGGGACTTCGTCTCCCTGGACGACGGCACGGGCATCGTGCACATCGCGCCCGCCTTCGGCGAGGACGACTACCACGCCGGGGAGGAAAACGGCCTCTACTTCGTGCAGCAGGTGGACACTCAGGGCCGGCTCACCGGGACGTACCCCTTCGCGGGACGCTTCGTGAAAGACGCGGACCCGCTGGTCATGGACGACCTGAAGAAGCGCGGGCTGCTTTACAGGCGCGAGACCATCGTCCACACCTATCCCTTCTGCTGGCGCTGCGCCGCGCCTCTGCTCTACTACGCCAAGACCTCGTGGTACATCCGCACGACGGCGATGAAAGACCGCCTGGTCAGCGCCAACAAGGAGATCAACTGGTACCCGGAGCACATCAAGGAAGGGCGCTTCGGCGAGTGGCTCCGCAACAACGTGGACTGGGCGCTCTCCCGCGAGCGGTACTGGGGCACGCCCCTGCCCGTTTGGGAGTGCCAGGACAAGGCCTGCCGCCAACGGGAGTGCGTCGGCGGAGTGGCCGACCTGCGCGCTCGGCCCGGACTGAAGACGCTCGACGCGTCCGTGCTGCCGGAGGCGACGCTCAGGAGCGGCGACCTGGACATGCACCGGCCCATCGTGGACGCCATCGCCTTCGCCTGCCCCAAGTGCGGCGGGACGATGCGGCGCGTACCGGAGGTCATAGACTGCTGGTTCGACTCCGGGATGATGCCCTTCGCCCAATGGCACTACCCCTTCGAGAAGCCAGACTACATTGACGAGGGCCTGTGGTTCCCCGCCGACTATATCTGCGAGGCGGTGGACCAGACTCGCGGCTGGTTCTACAGCCTCCACGCCCTGTCGGTGCTGCTGAAAGACCGCCCCTGCTACAGGAACGTCATCTGCCTGGGGCACATCCTGGACAGCAAGGGCGAGAAGATGAGCAAGAGCAAGGGGAACGTGGTGGACCCGTGGTCGGTCATCAACGTCCACGGCGCGGACGCGATCCGCTGGTACCTCTACACCGCCACGCCTCCGGGCAACTCGCGCCGCTTCTCGGCGGAGCTGGTGGGCGAAGGCGTCCGCCAGTTCTTGCTGCCGCTCTGGAACACCTACGCCTTCTTCACCACCTACGCCGCCATTGACGGCTTCGACCCGTCCCGGGCGAAGGACCCCGGCCCGCAGACCGACCTCGACAGGTGGGCGCTCTCCGAGTTGCACCGCCTGACGCGGGATGTGACCACGTTCATGGACGCGTACAACCCCACCGACGCGGGCCGCCGCATCCAGGCCTTCGTGGACGACCTGTCCAACTGGTACGTCCGGCGCAGCCGCCGTCGCTTCTGGAAAAGCGAGAGCGACGTGGACAAGCTGGCGGCCCACTGGACGCTCTACAAGTGCCTGACCACCCTATCGAAGCTGCTCGCGCCGTTCACGCCCTTTGTCGCTGAGGAGATGTACCGCAACCTGGTCGCCTCCGTGGACAGCGCGGCGCCGGAGAGCGTGCACCTGGCCGACTGGCCGGCGGCGGACGAGCGCGCCATTGACGACAAGCTGGACGCCGCCACGCGGCTGGTCATGCGCGTGGTCAGCCTGGGACGCGCCGCCCGGCAGAAGGCCAAGCTCAAGGTGCGCCAGCCGCTCGCGCAGGCGCTGGTGAGGGTGCGCGCGCCGGAGGAGCGCGAGGTGATGCAGCGCCTCGCTCCCCAGGTGATGGAGGAGCTGAACGTCAAGGAAATCAAGCTCATGGAGGACGAGTCCGCCGTCCAGGAGTTCCAGGTCAAGCCGAACCTGCCCGTGCTCGGTCCGCGCTACGGCAAGGAGATGGGCAAGGTCGCGGCGGCGCTCGCGAAGGCCCCCGCCGCGGACGTGGCGGCGAAGGCGCGGGCAGGCTTCGACGTCGCGGTCGGCGACTACACGCTGAAGCCGGACGAGCTGCTCATTACGGCGTCAGACAGGCCGGGCTACGCGACTGCATCCGAGGGGGGCTATCTCGTGGCCGTCTCCACCGTCGTCACGCCGGAGCTTGCGGACGAGGGACTTGCCCGCGAGCTGGTGCACCGCATCCAGACCTTGCGCAAGTCGGCGGGGTTCGACATCGCCGACCAGATCGTGACGCACTACCAGGGCGGCGAGGCCGTGCAGCGCGTCATGCGGACGCACGCCGACTACATCCGCCAGGAGACGCTGTCGCGGGAGCTCGCGACGTCCGCGGCTCCGCATGGCGGAGCGTACAGCGAGGAGCACGATGTGGAGGGGGAGAAGGTGACGCTCGCGGTGCGGAAGGTGGGGTAG
- a CDS encoding diguanylate cyclase, translating to MVKQDYNRGASEKRAAKGAHIPWYLRLDNALPIFTKVMGMVVVLTLIQTVVLIAIVLNVEHDAIQALYEERALTMSRLVGSVVLNGDQLEDQSHAQRDVTELVQINPALLRVNVYTAEAGQTRVWVSSTPDRVGKAGDAEDAAPLLTGLSSARDTHIDGQPALEVLAPVLNARGQILASVGVYMSTAPREAALQTLAGRVYLITGMGLIAVGIAFYSLPYRRGLKRIERITAAVRQMARGKLDTRVNEPVSPGARDEITILAAGFDQMASAIQKLQEKTEQLATTDGLTGLYNRRFFDEALHREIQRARRLNYPVTLLFGDIDRFKDFNDRYGHLAGDVALRNVATVLRLAVREVDVVARYGGEEFTIIFPGCAYDDAGNVAEKLRSAVEQARFAIRPSDGQETEAGVTVSVGAAVYPDTATSAWDLVAQADAAMYQAKQAGRNRVRVTQAPGRAASST from the coding sequence ATGGTGAAACAAGACTACAACCGAGGGGCCTCGGAGAAAAGGGCTGCGAAGGGCGCGCACATCCCCTGGTATTTGCGCTTGGACAACGCTCTGCCCATTTTCACGAAGGTCATGGGCATGGTCGTCGTGCTGACCCTCATTCAGACAGTTGTGCTGATTGCCATCGTCCTCAACGTGGAGCACGACGCTATTCAAGCCCTTTACGAGGAGCGGGCGCTGACGATGTCCCGGCTGGTCGGCTCCGTTGTTCTGAACGGAGACCAACTGGAGGACCAGTCCCATGCCCAGCGAGATGTTACGGAGCTTGTCCAAATCAACCCCGCGCTGCTGAGAGTGAACGTCTACACCGCCGAAGCAGGACAGACGCGCGTATGGGTCAGCTCCACACCCGACCGCGTTGGAAAGGCAGGGGATGCGGAAGACGCCGCCCCCCTTCTCACGGGCCTGTCTTCCGCCAGGGACACGCACATTGACGGGCAGCCTGCCCTCGAGGTCCTGGCGCCGGTGCTCAATGCCAGGGGACAAATCCTGGCGTCGGTGGGCGTGTACATGTCAACCGCTCCCCGCGAGGCCGCTCTCCAGACGCTGGCCGGGCGGGTGTACCTTATCACGGGCATGGGACTCATCGCTGTCGGCATCGCGTTCTACTCCCTTCCATACAGACGCGGCCTCAAGCGGATTGAACGGATCACCGCCGCCGTCCGGCAGATGGCCCGCGGCAAGCTTGACACACGTGTAAACGAGCCTGTGTCTCCTGGTGCGCGCGACGAAATCACGATCCTTGCGGCCGGATTCGATCAGATGGCCAGCGCCATCCAGAAACTGCAAGAGAAAACGGAGCAGCTCGCCACCACGGACGGCCTCACCGGCCTGTACAATCGCCGCTTTTTCGACGAGGCGCTTCACCGTGAAATCCAGCGCGCGCGCCGCCTTAATTACCCGGTGACCCTGCTATTCGGGGATATTGACCGATTCAAGGACTTCAACGACAGGTACGGGCATCTCGCGGGCGACGTGGCGCTCCGGAACGTCGCGACCGTCCTGCGCCTGGCAGTGCGAGAGGTGGACGTGGTGGCGCGCTACGGCGGAGAGGAGTTCACAATCATCTTTCCGGGCTGCGCCTATGACGACGCGGGCAATGTCGCGGAGAAGCTCCGCTCCGCCGTCGAACAGGCCAGATTCGCTATCAGGCCCTCCGACGGGCAGGAGACAGAGGCGGGCGTCACCGTGAGCGTCGGCGCGGCGGTATACCCGGACACCGCCACAAGCGCGTGGGACCTGGTCGCGCAAGCGGACGCGGCCATGTACCAGGCCAAGCAGGCCGGGCGGAACCGCGTCCGGGTGACGCAGGCACCGGGCCGCGCCGCGTCCTCGACTTGA
- a CDS encoding trypsin-like peptidase domain-containing protein: MADHDSDILDSYSQAVTQAVDKVAPAVVKVSVARGQRGRRGEGGTGSGFIIAPDGLVLTNSHVVHGANGLDVTCSDGRTYAAQIIGEDPDTDLAVLRIPGQGLPAAELGDSDALRVGQLVIALGNPLGFQATVTAGIVSGVGRALRSYGGRLIENIIQTDAALNPGSSGGPLVDSRGRVVGVGTAIIAFAQGICFAIPINTAKWVAATLIQEGRIVRGFLGIQGQRVTLQPEAAAALGVRQEAGVLVMGVAADSPAQQAGLRPGDVIVALAGKAVASVDTIHKILTRDSIDLNMPLVILREGRMTELTVRPAPSPVMD, translated from the coding sequence GTGGCGGACCACGATAGCGATATTCTGGACAGCTACTCCCAGGCCGTGACACAGGCGGTGGACAAGGTCGCGCCCGCGGTGGTAAAGGTGAGCGTCGCGCGCGGGCAACGTGGCAGACGAGGCGAAGGAGGCACAGGCTCCGGCTTCATCATTGCGCCGGACGGCCTCGTGCTCACCAACAGCCACGTGGTCCACGGCGCAAACGGCCTGGACGTGACCTGCTCCGATGGCCGGACATATGCCGCCCAGATTATCGGCGAGGACCCGGACACGGACCTGGCTGTCCTGCGCATCCCCGGCCAGGGGCTTCCCGCGGCGGAGCTCGGCGACTCGGACGCGCTGCGCGTCGGGCAACTTGTCATTGCGCTGGGCAATCCGCTGGGATTCCAGGCCACGGTCACCGCGGGCATCGTCAGCGGAGTGGGGCGCGCCCTGCGCAGCTACGGCGGGCGGCTGATCGAGAACATCATCCAGACGGACGCCGCTCTGAACCCAGGGAGCAGTGGCGGGCCTCTGGTGGACTCGCGCGGGCGCGTCGTAGGCGTCGGGACGGCCATCATCGCCTTCGCCCAAGGCATCTGTTTCGCCATCCCCATCAACACGGCCAAGTGGGTAGCCGCGACCCTCATCCAGGAGGGCCGCATTGTGCGCGGCTTCCTGGGCATCCAGGGACAGCGTGTGACTCTCCAGCCGGAAGCAGCTGCCGCGCTGGGAGTCCGCCAGGAGGCGGGCGTCCTGGTGATGGGCGTTGCCGCGGACAGCCCGGCCCAACAGGCGGGACTGCGCCCCGGGGACGTGATCGTGGCCCTCGCGGGGAAGGCGGTAGCCAGCGTGGACACCATCCACAAGATACTGACGCGGGACAGCATTGACCTGAACATGCCCCTGGTCATCCTCCGGGAGGGACGCATGACCGAACTAACTGTGCGTCCGGCTCCAAGCCCGGTTATGGACTGA
- a CDS encoding Crp/Fnr family transcriptional regulator, whose protein sequence is MTPSKNIDPRVHQAVDSLDLFHGLNAKARNGLTQTARVARYPAGASILKAGEVPQTFYVLLRGRVGVQIPSQRTESSFSAMTDILEAGECIGLVSHLTDTSLVGNALAVEDCECLLVPPDVFLDLARSNADISLRLQRDLAKRVHHARTWLTKLL, encoded by the coding sequence ATGACTCCATCGAAAAACATAGACCCCAGAGTCCACCAGGCGGTTGACTCCCTGGACCTCTTCCACGGCCTTAACGCCAAGGCACGGAATGGCCTCACTCAAACCGCGCGTGTCGCCCGCTACCCCGCGGGCGCATCTATTCTCAAGGCCGGCGAGGTACCCCAAACGTTCTATGTCCTCCTCCGCGGTCGCGTTGGAGTCCAGATACCGTCTCAGCGCACGGAGTCCTCTTTTTCGGCTATGACGGATATCCTCGAGGCGGGCGAGTGCATCGGGCTTGTCAGCCATCTGACGGACACGTCGCTCGTGGGGAACGCCCTCGCGGTGGAAGACTGCGAGTGCCTCCTTGTCCCGCCGGACGTCTTCCTGGACCTCGCCCGCTCGAACGCCGACATCAGCCTCAGGCTCCAGCGCGACCTGGCGAAGCGCGTGCACCACGCGCGGACATGGCTGACCAAGCTCCTGTAA